From the Streptomyces nigrescens genome, one window contains:
- a CDS encoding PadR family transcriptional regulator → MEERSTPRAQWLRGVLDMCLLALMAEAPVYGYEMTVRLAEAGLDVADGSIYPALARLRKRDLVEIERRSGDGGPARTYYRPSEAGVQMLRSWSRDWNEFATSIGSIISQTTREES, encoded by the coding sequence ATGGAGGAGAGATCCACCCCACGCGCCCAGTGGCTACGAGGGGTGCTGGATATGTGCCTGTTGGCCTTGATGGCGGAAGCCCCGGTCTACGGGTACGAGATGACCGTCCGGCTGGCCGAGGCCGGGCTCGACGTCGCGGACGGCTCGATCTACCCGGCGCTGGCGCGTCTGCGTAAACGAGATCTGGTCGAGATCGAACGCCGCAGTGGGGACGGCGGTCCCGCCCGTACCTACTACAGGCCCAGCGAAGCGGGCGTGCAGATGCTCCGGTCGTGGAGCCGCGACTGGAACGAATTCGCCACAAGCATCGGCTCCATCATCAGCCAGACCACACGGGAGGAATCATGA
- a CDS encoding MarR family winged helix-turn-helix transcriptional regulator has product MSRTTNRDTPSRPHQETPATSSVPVPAVAQAGPVSHAIFRVARLHRMIAGQLLRPLGLHLGQELVMMHLWELGPQRQTDLVRLLDSDAATMTRSIKRLENAGFVRRRPSPDDKRATIIEPTVASQALRREVERIWAELEGASTDDLTPDQQAEALHTLQRIEDSLARAATRSPDVTPAPTADADTTTD; this is encoded by the coding sequence ATGAGCCGGACAACTAATCGGGACACGCCAAGCCGGCCGCACCAGGAGACGCCGGCCACCTCCTCGGTACCGGTGCCCGCTGTCGCCCAAGCGGGGCCGGTCAGCCACGCGATCTTCCGCGTGGCCCGCCTGCACCGCATGATCGCCGGACAGCTCCTGCGCCCCCTCGGCCTCCACCTCGGCCAGGAGCTGGTCATGATGCACCTGTGGGAACTCGGCCCCCAGCGGCAGACCGACCTCGTGCGCCTGCTCGACTCCGACGCGGCCACCATGACCCGCAGCATCAAGCGCCTGGAGAACGCCGGCTTCGTCCGCCGCCGCCCCTCCCCCGACGACAAACGCGCCACCATCATCGAACCGACCGTCGCCAGCCAGGCGCTGCGCCGCGAGGTCGAACGCATCTGGGCCGAACTCGAAGGCGCCTCCACCGACGACCTCACCCCTGACCAGCAAGCCGAAGCACTGCACACCCTGCAACGCATCGAGGACAGCCTCGCCCGCGCGGCCACACGTTCCCCGGACGTCACCCCGGCACCGACCGCAGACGCTGACACGACGACCGACTGA
- a CDS encoding alkene reductase: MTTAFDPIELGGKRLANRMAMAPMTRSRAYGSGASATELMAAYYAQRASAGLVITEGVQPSVVGQGYPDTPGLHSAEQVAAWRQVTDAVHREGGVIFAQLMHTGRIGHPSLLPDGLIPVGPSAVAAKGQVYTHQGPQDFVTPKELEHDEIVRTIADFADAARNAIAAGFDGVELHGANGYLIHQFLAPNANQRTDAWGGDVAGRVRFAVEVTAAVAEAIGAHRTGIRISPGTPFNDIAETDPADLEQTYTALVAGLAPLDLAYLHVLEGPDQSLTGRLRKDWPGTFVLNPFTHPEPTGHDSLGLIENGAADMLAFGALFLANPDLPRRLASGGPYNEPDRATFYGGDERGYTDYPALPA, from the coding sequence ATGACGACCGCGTTCGACCCGATCGAGCTGGGCGGCAAGCGTCTGGCCAACCGCATGGCGATGGCGCCGATGACCCGCAGCCGCGCCTACGGGTCGGGGGCCAGTGCGACGGAGCTGATGGCGGCCTACTACGCCCAGCGGGCGAGCGCCGGCCTGGTCATCACCGAGGGCGTCCAGCCGTCGGTGGTCGGCCAGGGCTACCCCGACACCCCGGGCCTGCACTCCGCGGAGCAGGTCGCCGCCTGGCGGCAGGTGACCGACGCGGTCCACCGCGAGGGCGGGGTGATCTTCGCGCAGCTGATGCACACCGGACGTATCGGCCACCCCAGCCTGCTGCCCGACGGCCTGATCCCGGTGGGCCCCTCCGCCGTCGCCGCGAAGGGCCAGGTCTACACCCACCAGGGCCCCCAGGACTTCGTCACGCCGAAGGAGCTGGAGCACGACGAGATCGTGCGGACGATCGCCGACTTCGCCGACGCGGCGCGCAACGCCATCGCCGCCGGATTCGACGGGGTGGAGCTCCACGGGGCGAACGGCTACCTGATCCACCAGTTCCTCGCCCCCAACGCCAATCAGCGCACCGATGCCTGGGGAGGCGATGTCGCGGGCCGGGTGCGCTTCGCCGTCGAGGTCACCGCGGCCGTCGCGGAGGCCATCGGGGCGCACCGGACCGGCATCCGTATCTCCCCCGGAACCCCCTTCAACGACATCGCCGAGACGGACCCGGCGGACCTGGAGCAGACCTACACCGCCCTGGTGGCCGGTCTCGCCCCGCTGGACCTGGCCTATCTGCACGTCCTCGAAGGACCCGACCAGAGCCTGACCGGGCGCCTGCGCAAGGACTGGCCCGGCACGTTCGTCCTCAACCCGTTCACGCACCCCGAGCCCACCGGCCACGACTCCCTCGGCCTGATCGAGAACGGCGCCGCGGACATGCTCGCCTTCGGCGCGCTGTTCCTGGCCAACCCCGACCTGCCCCGCCGCCTCGCGTCCGGCGGCCCCTACAACGAGCCGGACCGCGCCACCTTCTACGGCGGCGACGAGCGCGGCTACACCGACTACCCGGCCCTGCCCGCCTGA
- a CDS encoding type VII secretion target — MHGYGTDTEEMRQFADTLDEAAKTLERADKGLDASEGAARTHRRWDSGRELKGVTSAWEGEYARLARECRNLAEKMRTTRMSYAAQDQQTADELTALLHRHREAN, encoded by the coding sequence ATGCATGGATACGGCACGGACACCGAGGAGATGCGGCAGTTCGCCGACACGCTCGACGAGGCGGCCAAGACCTTGGAGAGGGCGGACAAGGGCCTGGACGCCTCGGAGGGCGCCGCACGCACGCATCGGCGGTGGGACAGCGGACGGGAATTGAAGGGCGTCACGTCCGCCTGGGAGGGCGAGTACGCCCGGCTGGCGCGGGAGTGCAGGAACCTCGCCGAAAAAATGCGCACGACGCGCATGTCCTACGCGGCTCAGGACCAGCAGACCGCCGACGAACTGACCGCGCTGCTGCACCGGCACCGGGAGGCGAACTGA
- a CDS encoding alpha/beta fold hydrolase: MPENTTRVRRDVGRYVNDELRDRYFAACDAVYAMGAPARSETDVETSFGTTHVYRYGPTDPAAESRTPVVLIHGAGYCSAMWYPNTPALSAERPVYALDTPGDAGRSVHREPMWQPERAAQWLDEALDALGLDRVHLVGSSYGGWLVLNMAHRRPGRLASVTALDPGGLEKVGLRFFAWVFVSLFASFAPKALRPRLASWLEQPVIAVPELRTWIQAGARAFRIRRPAPLPLTEDALRSIRTPLYVIMGKRSLLVHPQRQLERVPRLIPGARAEIIAATGHGPQIDHPDVVNARMLSFMEDIDSLDPAEVDGVVDA, encoded by the coding sequence GTGCCCGAGAACACGACCCGTGTGCGCCGCGATGTCGGCCGCTACGTGAACGACGAGCTGCGCGACCGCTACTTCGCCGCCTGCGACGCCGTCTACGCGATGGGGGCGCCCGCCCGCTCCGAGACGGACGTCGAGACCAGCTTCGGCACCACGCACGTCTACCGGTACGGCCCCACGGATCCGGCAGCCGAGTCCCGTACGCCGGTGGTCCTGATCCACGGCGCGGGCTACTGCTCGGCGATGTGGTACCCCAACACCCCCGCGCTCAGCGCCGAGCGGCCCGTCTACGCGCTCGACACCCCCGGCGACGCCGGGCGCAGCGTCCACCGCGAGCCCATGTGGCAGCCGGAGCGCGCCGCGCAGTGGCTCGACGAGGCGCTCGACGCCCTCGGCCTCGACCGGGTCCACCTGGTCGGCTCCTCGTACGGCGGCTGGCTGGTGCTCAACATGGCCCACCGCCGGCCCGGACGGCTCGCGTCGGTCACCGCGCTCGACCCCGGCGGCCTGGAGAAGGTGGGCCTGCGCTTCTTCGCCTGGGTCTTCGTCAGTCTCTTCGCCAGCTTCGCCCCCAAGGCGCTGCGTCCGCGCCTCGCCTCCTGGCTGGAGCAACCGGTGATCGCCGTTCCCGAGCTGCGGACGTGGATCCAGGCGGGCGCCCGCGCCTTCCGGATCCGCCGCCCCGCGCCGCTGCCGCTGACCGAGGACGCGCTGCGCTCCATACGGACCCCGCTCTACGTCATCATGGGCAAGCGCAGCCTGCTGGTACACCCGCAGCGGCAGCTGGAGAGGGTGCCGCGGCTGATACCCGGAGCCCGCGCCGAGATCATCGCCGCTACGGGCCACGGCCCGCAGATCGACCATCCCGACGTGGTCAACGCCCGGATGCTGAGCTTCATGGAGGACATCGACTCCCTCGACCCGGCCGAGGTCGACGGCGTGGTCGACGCGTAG
- a CDS encoding TetR/AcrR family transcriptional regulator, with the protein MPKHVDHEERRAQIAEALIQVAGRRGLHAVGMRDVAAEAGVSLRLVQYYFETKAKLLFYGLQHLTDRFTARVGARLRAAGPDPGPRATIEALLLASLPTDEEGRTFHLLYSSYSILSVTDDALAAQPFIDNPDAAENALTGQLEQAQASGLTGPGIDARTEAISLLAMTAAMGTSILVGQRSPESAIAVLHHHLDRIFATPET; encoded by the coding sequence ATGCCAAAGCACGTGGATCACGAGGAACGGCGCGCCCAGATCGCCGAGGCGCTCATCCAGGTCGCGGGGCGTCGAGGACTGCACGCCGTCGGCATGCGCGACGTGGCCGCAGAGGCCGGCGTGTCACTCCGGCTCGTGCAGTACTACTTCGAGACGAAGGCGAAGCTGCTCTTCTACGGGCTCCAGCATCTGACCGACCGCTTCACCGCACGGGTGGGCGCCCGCCTCCGCGCCGCCGGCCCGGACCCGGGCCCGCGCGCGACCATCGAGGCGCTGCTGCTGGCCTCCCTCCCGACCGACGAGGAGGGCCGCACCTTCCACCTCCTCTACAGCTCCTACTCGATCCTGTCCGTGACCGACGACGCGCTGGCCGCCCAGCCCTTCATCGACAACCCCGACGCCGCCGAGAACGCCCTGACCGGCCAGCTCGAACAGGCCCAGGCGTCAGGTCTGACCGGTCCCGGCATCGACGCGCGCACGGAGGCGATCAGCCTGCTCGCCATGACGGCGGCCATGGGCACCAGCATCCTCGTAGGCCAGCGGAGTCCGGAGTCGGCCATCGCGGTACTCCATCACCACCTCGACCGGATTTTCGCGACCCCCGAGACGTAG